The following proteins are co-located in the Dyadobacter chenwenxiniae genome:
- a CDS encoding DeoR/GlpR family DNA-binding transcription regulator produces MLANQRRDKILELLKEDGSAKVIDLAKLFKVTEVTIRQDLDKLEKDGLVTKEHGGAFLKNVEDQVRNFSLANQENLDKKELIAAKCLEYIANGDTIILDSGSTTTEIAKKLRGSNRHLTVITNALNIALLLGAETGIEVIMTGGEFKPPTLSLTGQKAADFFKGLNVQKLFLATAGLSLKSGLTYPSISDLVVKKAMIDAADTTYLVADSTKVGKSAFASLGALSLIDYVITDAGIEEKHKQLFHDNEIELIIAD; encoded by the coding sequence ATGCTCGCAAATCAGAGAAGGGACAAAATACTTGAATTGCTCAAAGAAGACGGTTCGGCGAAGGTCATTGATCTTGCTAAACTTTTTAAGGTGACCGAAGTGACGATCCGGCAGGATTTGGATAAACTGGAAAAGGATGGATTGGTTACCAAAGAGCACGGTGGTGCATTTTTGAAAAATGTGGAAGATCAGGTCCGCAACTTTTCGCTGGCTAACCAGGAAAATCTGGATAAAAAGGAATTGATCGCGGCGAAATGCCTGGAATACATTGCCAATGGCGACACCATTATTCTGGATTCGGGGTCGACAACGACGGAGATAGCCAAAAAGCTGCGAGGAAGCAACCGGCATTTGACAGTAATCACAAATGCACTGAACATTGCCTTGCTGCTGGGCGCCGAAACGGGAATTGAAGTAATTATGACGGGAGGCGAGTTCAAGCCACCCACATTGTCGCTCACGGGACAAAAAGCCGCAGATTTTTTCAAAGGTCTGAATGTCCAGAAGTTGTTCTTGGCCACGGCAGGATTGTCATTGAAGTCAGGCCTTACTTATCCAAGTATCAGTGATTTAGTTGTAAAAAAAGCCATGATAGACGCAGCTGATACAACTTATCTGGTTGCGGATTCGACGAAAGTTGGCAAAAGCGCTTTCGCCAGTTTAGGAGCGCTGTCGCTGATCGATTATGTGATCACCGACGCAGGAATCGAGGAAAAACACAAACAGCTTTTTCACGACAATGAAATTGAACTGATCATAGCTGACTAA
- a CDS encoding transketolase — MSEKELAQKSVEYRKKILKYIYQAKAGHTGGSLSCIDILNVLYNHTMHVDATDFTSPDRDRYIQSKGHTVEALYVVLASRGFFPESDLETLCKYQSHYIGHPTRKVHGVEQNTGALGHGLSLSVGTAIAGKLDKKDYRVFTVLGDGELPEGSNWEAALSASHYKLDNLCAILDKNTLQISGPTADVLNTDPVDKKFEAFGWEVRHVDGHDIKQLTEAFDALPFAKGKPSLIIAHTVKGKGISFMENQLKWHHGVPDPKQYADAVQELDLYGETLASA, encoded by the coding sequence ATGTCGGAAAAGGAGTTAGCGCAGAAATCGGTAGAGTACCGCAAGAAAATACTCAAATACATTTATCAGGCCAAAGCGGGTCACACCGGCGGCAGCCTGTCGTGTATCGATATCCTGAACGTACTCTACAATCATACGATGCATGTGGATGCGACCGATTTCACTTCTCCCGACCGCGACCGTTACATTCAGAGTAAAGGGCATACGGTGGAAGCATTGTATGTTGTGCTGGCCTCCCGGGGCTTTTTTCCGGAATCGGATCTGGAAACACTTTGCAAATATCAATCGCATTATATCGGCCACCCTACGCGCAAAGTGCATGGCGTTGAGCAAAATACCGGTGCATTGGGGCATGGACTTTCACTGAGCGTGGGCACTGCCATTGCGGGGAAATTGGATAAAAAAGATTACCGCGTTTTCACGGTTTTGGGCGACGGCGAACTGCCGGAGGGCTCCAACTGGGAAGCAGCATTGTCGGCATCGCATTACAAGCTCGACAATCTGTGTGCGATTTTGGATAAAAATACATTACAGATCTCCGGCCCTACGGCGGACGTGCTTAATACAGACCCTGTTGATAAAAAATTTGAAGCATTTGGCTGGGAAGTGCGGCACGTGGATGGGCATGATATCAAACAGTTGACAGAAGCGTTCGATGCGTTGCCGTTTGCGAAGGGCAAGCCGAGTCTCATTATTGCACACACGGTGAAGGGTAAAGGCATCAGTTTCATGGAAAATCAGCTGAAATGGCATCACGGCGTACCCGATCCGAAGCAATATGCAGATGCCGTGCAGGAGCTGGATCTGTATGGAGAAACGCTGGCTTCGGCATAA
- a CDS encoding DUF2291 domain-containing protein translates to MKKMIRYGVFLLIVAFLAYNSVYFKKLDEVKAGTASFNAAKYAEEFWTKKLTPSLAKSAETGQLLSLLRTDKDKAFKDHAHALGIGNIKYFLIKGTGKVTGVEENQVLIRLESDGEQPEMRIATEYVFGNAVRDASGTIDINAFSNSMDFNNVSAEINGIIREKVIPPFRSKVKKGDVVEFAGAIELNQEHLKLDNIEIIPISLKIRDL, encoded by the coding sequence ATGAAGAAAATGATCCGGTATGGTGTGTTCCTGCTGATAGTAGCTTTTCTGGCTTATAATTCGGTGTATTTCAAAAAATTGGATGAGGTGAAAGCAGGAACTGCTTCTTTCAATGCGGCCAAATATGCGGAAGAATTTTGGACTAAAAAGCTCACGCCGTCTTTGGCAAAATCGGCTGAAACCGGGCAGCTTTTGTCGCTTCTGCGAACAGACAAAGACAAGGCTTTCAAGGATCACGCGCACGCATTAGGCATTGGGAACATTAAATATTTCCTGATCAAAGGCACTGGAAAAGTGACGGGTGTGGAGGAAAATCAGGTGCTGATTAGGCTGGAATCTGACGGTGAACAACCCGAAATGCGCATTGCTACTGAATATGTTTTTGGTAATGCAGTGCGGGATGCTTCCGGGACGATCGATATCAACGCGTTTTCCAATTCTATGGATTTCAACAATGTCTCAGCTGAAATCAACGGGATCATCCGCGAAAAAGTGATCCCGCCTTTTAGATCAAAAGTGAAAAAAGGCGATGTGGTTGAGTTTGCGGGGGCTATTGAATTGAATCAGGAACATTTGAAGCTGGATAATATTGAAATTATCCCTATTAGCTTGAAAATAAGGGATTTGTAA
- a CDS encoding DUF1593 domain-containing protein yields the protein MSALMLGFSLAKAQPAAQKHRVLILTDIENEPDDTQSMVRFLTYSNHWDVEGLIATTSIHQQKRIAPEKIKQLINAYGKVRNNLLLHEKGFPETEYLLSITKSSFPEFGLNAVGKGKDSEGSEWIIKVIDKKDDRPVWIPVWGGANCLAQALWKVKMTRSPEDLKKFVSKIRMYTISDQDDTGPWIRKNFPDLFYVGSPGYHAAGAYHYATWSGISGDKFHGRFVGANFTIVDNPWLDENVRNHGPLGAEYPFTKFLMEGDTPSFLGLVNNGLNDPEHPEFGGWGGRYELYTPHTLKYFYEPETRPIYTDAMDEVKGVDSAFHTSNKATLWRWREAFQNDFAARMDWTIKPYKEANHPPKAALKHANVIRAKAGEKVTLSAEGSEDPDGNELTYQWIYYPEPGSYNQKDPLGINNWQTKSTFFSAPKVEKPETIHIVLAVTDKGVPALTRYQRVIVTVYPE from the coding sequence ATGTCTGCCCTCATGCTTGGTTTTTCACTGGCCAAAGCGCAGCCTGCTGCTCAAAAGCACCGGGTTTTGATTTTGACAGACATTGAAAATGAACCGGACGACACCCAGTCAATGGTTCGTTTTCTGACTTATTCCAACCATTGGGATGTGGAAGGTTTGATCGCGACCACTTCCATTCACCAGCAAAAAAGGATCGCTCCTGAAAAAATCAAGCAGCTTATTAATGCGTATGGCAAAGTCAGGAACAACCTGTTGCTCCACGAAAAAGGCTTTCCCGAAACCGAATATTTGCTCAGCATTACCAAAAGCAGTTTTCCCGAATTTGGGCTGAATGCGGTTGGAAAAGGTAAAGATTCGGAAGGTTCGGAATGGATCATTAAGGTGATTGATAAAAAAGATGACAGGCCGGTTTGGATTCCTGTTTGGGGCGGTGCTAACTGTCTTGCGCAGGCGCTTTGGAAAGTGAAAATGACACGGTCGCCGGAAGATCTCAAAAAGTTTGTTTCCAAAATCAGAATGTACACCATTTCAGATCAGGACGATACGGGACCGTGGATCCGGAAGAATTTTCCCGATTTGTTTTATGTGGGCAGTCCGGGTTACCATGCGGCAGGCGCTTACCATTATGCAACGTGGTCGGGCATTAGCGGTGACAAGTTTCATGGCAGGTTCGTGGGCGCGAATTTCACCATTGTGGACAATCCCTGGCTCGACGAAAACGTGCGTAATCACGGACCATTAGGCGCAGAATACCCGTTCACGAAATTCCTCATGGAAGGCGACACGCCTTCGTTTTTAGGGCTGGTTAACAACGGCTTAAATGATCCGGAGCATCCCGAATTCGGCGGCTGGGGCGGTCGCTATGAATTGTACACGCCACACACATTGAAATATTTTTATGAGCCGGAAACCCGCCCAATCTACACCGACGCCATGGACGAAGTGAAAGGCGTTGACAGTGCATTTCATACCAGTAACAAAGCCACTTTGTGGCGGTGGCGGGAAGCGTTTCAGAATGACTTTGCCGCGCGGATGGACTGGACGATCAAGCCTTATAAAGAGGCGAATCACCCTCCAAAAGCCGCATTAAAGCATGCAAATGTCATCAGGGCTAAAGCCGGCGAGAAAGTAACATTAAGTGCTGAAGGTTCGGAAGATCCCGATGGAAACGAGCTTACTTATCAATGGATCTACTATCCTGAGCCTGGCTCTTACAACCAGAAAGACCCGCTGGGAATCAACAACTGGCAGACCAAAAGCACATTTTTTAGTGCTCCGAAGGTTGAAAAACCGGAAACGATACATATTGTCCTGGCCGTGACAGATAAGGGCGTCCCAGCGCTGACGAGATATCAGCGGGTGATCGTAACGGTTTATCCTGAGTAA
- a CDS encoding L-fucose/L-arabinose isomerase family protein, translating into MSEKGSIGVIIGNRDFFPDRLVAEARVEIIDLLSKLKINSIMLDTEDTKLGGVETFQDAQKCAALFRRHRDEIIGVLVVLPNFGDERGIAETLKLAELNVPVLVQGYPDDLDKLDVARRRDSWCGKISACNNLYQFGIKYTLTTKHVVHPSDPSFVKDLLDFTAVCRVTKGLRNVRIGAIGARPGGFNTVRYSEKILQRNGISVVTVDLSEILGNANKLTAQDASVQQRLQRIRDYASTGRTPDEALIQMAKLDVVLSDFMQENALDATAIQCWTSVQKNYGCNVCTSMSIMSENMLPSGCEVDVTGTLSMYALQLASGSPSALVDWNNNYANDDNKCVLFHCGNWAKSFLPDIEISTAPILGTSVGEENTYGALSGRTPAMPLTFGRISTDDPRGVMKAYIGEGRLTDDTLKTFGNRAVAEIPNLQDLMQYICRNGFEHHVVMNASKTASILKEALGNYMGWEVQLFDN; encoded by the coding sequence ATGAGCGAAAAAGGAAGTATAGGTGTCATCATTGGAAACAGGGATTTTTTCCCGGACAGGCTGGTCGCGGAAGCGCGCGTGGAAATCATTGATCTGCTGTCGAAACTGAAAATCAACAGCATCATGCTCGACACCGAAGACACCAAGTTGGGTGGTGTGGAGACATTTCAGGACGCGCAAAAATGCGCAGCATTATTCCGGAGGCATCGGGATGAGATCATTGGCGTGCTGGTTGTATTACCCAATTTTGGAGACGAAAGAGGCATTGCTGAAACATTGAAGCTGGCGGAATTGAATGTGCCTGTTTTAGTGCAGGGTTATCCGGATGATCTGGATAAACTGGATGTTGCCCGACGCAGGGATTCGTGGTGCGGGAAGATTTCTGCTTGCAATAATTTATATCAGTTTGGCATAAAATATACACTGACTACCAAGCATGTGGTGCATCCGTCGGATCCATCATTTGTGAAAGATCTGCTGGATTTTACAGCCGTTTGCCGCGTCACCAAAGGCTTGCGTAATGTGCGTATTGGTGCCATTGGCGCGCGTCCGGGAGGGTTTAACACCGTTCGTTACAGCGAGAAAATACTGCAAAGAAACGGTATTTCCGTCGTCACGGTCGACCTTTCGGAAATCCTGGGCAATGCCAACAAGCTTACTGCCCAGGATGCAAGCGTGCAGCAGCGGCTGCAAAGGATCCGGGATTACGCTTCCACAGGCAGAACACCCGACGAAGCACTGATCCAAATGGCGAAGCTCGACGTCGTGCTTTCTGATTTTATGCAGGAGAATGCACTGGATGCCACGGCTATTCAGTGCTGGACTTCTGTGCAGAAAAATTACGGTTGCAATGTGTGCACGAGCATGAGCATCATGAGCGAAAATATGCTCCCCAGCGGCTGTGAAGTGGATGTAACCGGAACATTAAGCATGTACGCCCTACAACTCGCATCCGGCTCGCCGAGCGCGCTCGTGGATTGGAATAACAATTATGCGAACGATGATAACAAATGTGTGCTTTTCCATTGCGGCAACTGGGCGAAATCCTTTTTGCCTGACATTGAGATCAGCACAGCCCCGATTTTGGGTACTTCTGTCGGAGAAGAAAATACGTATGGCGCTTTATCCGGCCGTACGCCTGCGATGCCGCTTACATTTGGCCGCATCAGCACCGACGACCCACGTGGCGTGATGAAGGCATACATTGGAGAAGGCAGGCTCACGGACGACACATTGAAAACATTTGGAAACCGGGCCGTGGCCGAGATCCCGAACCTGCAAGACCTCATGCAATACATCTGCCGCAATGGATTTGAACACCATGTGGTGATGAATGCGTCAAAAACAGCAAGCATTCTTAAAGAAGCACTAGGCAATTATATGGGCTGGGAAGTGCAGCTTTTTGATAATTAA
- a CDS encoding sugar ABC transporter ATP-binding protein, producing the protein MLEVNNITKRFPGVIALENVCLSIEAGKVTALIGENGAGKSTLMKILSGVYQDFEGDIHFKGAPVKFSGPKDAQQKGIAIIHQELNLIPYLTITENIFLGREIRTQFGTIDKNRMRKKTQELLDRLKLKVKPETQVVKLKVGQQQIVEIAKSLLTDADLIIMDEPTSAITGSEVDLLFDIIENLRHEGKAIIYVSHKLDELFRIADHYVVLRDGKSIEFGRMEGITQDQLIAKMVGRKIEIMRKSTGEAKCETLLEVKNLTLKHPIRPKEDLLKGISFEICKGEIVGIFGLMGAGRTELLETIFGLHAGGMSGQIVMEGKELKCASPSAAIAAGLALVPEDRKKDGLVLGLDVKTNISLTTLPDLEKLGTLSDAKEVVLADKYIGELQIKTSSKNQKANNLSGGNQQKIVLAKWLATKPKLLLLDEPTRGIDINAKNEIYKLIIKLAEDGLGIIVVSSELPEILAVSDRVLVMAEGALTAGFPISEATEDSILRAAIPQSNFEKQA; encoded by the coding sequence ATGCTGGAAGTCAACAACATAACGAAGAGATTCCCGGGCGTCATCGCGCTTGAAAACGTGTGCCTTTCCATAGAGGCAGGCAAAGTCACCGCATTGATCGGGGAGAATGGCGCTGGGAAGTCTACACTGATGAAGATCCTTTCCGGCGTTTACCAGGATTTTGAAGGAGATATTCATTTCAAAGGTGCGCCTGTAAAGTTCTCTGGCCCGAAAGACGCGCAGCAAAAAGGCATCGCGATCATTCACCAGGAACTCAATCTGATCCCATATCTGACCATTACTGAAAACATTTTTCTTGGCAGGGAAATACGCACGCAGTTCGGGACGATTGATAAGAACCGGATGCGCAAAAAAACGCAGGAATTGCTGGACAGGCTGAAACTGAAAGTGAAGCCCGAAACGCAGGTGGTGAAGCTGAAAGTAGGACAGCAGCAAATTGTAGAAATCGCTAAATCACTGCTCACAGACGCCGACCTGATCATTATGGACGAGCCTACGTCCGCCATAACCGGCAGCGAAGTGGATCTGCTTTTTGATATCATTGAAAACCTTAGACACGAAGGCAAGGCGATTATTTACGTCTCCCACAAGCTGGACGAATTGTTTCGGATCGCGGATCATTATGTCGTGTTAAGAGATGGCAAATCCATCGAATTCGGGCGAATGGAGGGTATTACGCAGGATCAGCTGATTGCGAAAATGGTGGGGCGGAAGATCGAGATCATGCGCAAAAGCACTGGCGAGGCCAAATGTGAGACGTTGCTGGAAGTGAAAAACCTGACATTAAAACATCCCATCCGTCCGAAGGAAGATCTTTTGAAGGGCATTTCATTTGAAATTTGCAAAGGAGAAATCGTTGGTATTTTTGGATTAATGGGTGCCGGGAGGACCGAGTTGTTGGAGACCATCTTTGGTTTGCATGCAGGCGGCATGAGCGGTCAGATTGTAATGGAAGGGAAGGAACTGAAATGTGCATCTCCCTCCGCAGCCATCGCAGCTGGATTGGCGCTGGTGCCTGAGGACCGCAAAAAAGATGGATTGGTGCTCGGCCTGGATGTAAAAACGAACATTAGCCTGACCACACTGCCGGATCTTGAAAAACTGGGGACATTAAGCGATGCGAAAGAAGTGGTGCTCGCGGATAAATACATTGGCGAGCTGCAAATCAAGACATCTTCTAAAAACCAAAAAGCAAATAACCTGAGCGGCGGAAACCAGCAAAAGATCGTTCTGGCAAAGTGGCTGGCCACAAAACCCAAGCTCCTCCTGCTCGACGAACCAACGCGCGGGATCGATATCAATGCCAAAAACGAAATTTACAAACTGATCATTAAACTGGCCGAAGATGGCCTGGGCATCATAGTCGTTTCCTCCGAGCTACCCGAAATTCTGGCAGTTTCCGACAGGGTCCTGGTGATGGCCGAAGGCGCGTTAACCGCTGGTTTCCCAATCAGCGAAGCCACCGAAGATTCCATTTTGCGGGCCGCAATCCCGCAATCCAATTTTGAAAAACAAGCATGA
- a CDS encoding PA14 domain-containing protein: MMPIQRLSQKLAAAVMLFYAPLAIAQIDNPSLPFDTLKLDNLDQFRNADTGIWHIAGTVSADRKQIGNLTKDKEKGILYYKPKKKSKPLTSKAEFGDADIELDFLLSKGASLRVLLHGRYVISITDDWMKKENPGAKAPGLWQHLTIHFRAAVLDKNGKETQSAGFDKILLNGQEFAKSTENQPINTQQKSTNRSLAFVGNDLPFAIRKVRYKIYTKDSIRISATRFKVYQGLHKNPDTLATLHPRRTGVTDTLSHFVGDRKSQLVMEGMMEIPYDGDYLFKMIAGGGAWFYIDGKQVIDNRGTRDFERAFYVKHTLTKGKHPFKIVYSNSDECLVLHYEGPHVPWQSLTTPASMRVSERFEPLEYKVKNKPAVQRGFMMHRGKVNPYVASVGIPSLASDRTNSGNNYAYDMKRYNLLAAWHGRFIDVSNMWTERGEKQLEIPLGAKLEFTQKPLLAYLTSPQASWPDSAQTADGVFAGCGYRLIDNGLPVYFYTLNENSVEDSLYPAPENEGLTRKIKTVSKLGKPVYLLLAEGSAIEQTTQGGYAIDDKSYYIENLQTGGVEPILRRDNGRQQLIIPIQNETLTIKYDIIW; the protein is encoded by the coding sequence ATGATGCCTATTCAACGACTATCCCAAAAGCTTGCAGCAGCGGTCATGCTTTTTTACGCGCCGCTCGCTATTGCCCAGATTGACAATCCAAGTCTCCCATTTGACACATTGAAACTGGATAATCTGGACCAATTTCGCAACGCAGACACTGGAATCTGGCACATTGCGGGCACGGTATCCGCTGACAGAAAGCAAATTGGAAACCTTACCAAGGACAAGGAAAAAGGAATTCTATATTATAAACCCAAGAAAAAAAGTAAGCCCCTCACTTCCAAGGCGGAATTCGGCGATGCGGACATTGAGCTTGACTTCCTTTTGTCAAAAGGCGCATCGTTACGTGTGTTGCTTCACGGCCGCTATGTCATCAGCATCACGGACGACTGGATGAAAAAGGAGAATCCCGGTGCGAAAGCGCCCGGCCTTTGGCAACATTTAACAATCCATTTCAGGGCAGCAGTATTAGATAAAAATGGAAAGGAAACGCAATCAGCAGGCTTTGATAAAATCCTGCTTAATGGCCAGGAATTTGCAAAAAGCACAGAAAATCAGCCTATTAATACGCAGCAAAAAAGCACAAACAGGTCATTGGCATTCGTTGGAAATGACCTTCCATTTGCGATTCGAAAGGTTCGCTATAAAATTTACACAAAAGACTCGATCCGCATTTCAGCCACTCGTTTCAAGGTTTATCAGGGTTTACACAAAAACCCGGACACGCTTGCAACGCTCCATCCCAGGCGCACCGGAGTTACCGACACACTCTCACATTTTGTAGGCGACCGCAAATCGCAGCTGGTGATGGAGGGTATGATGGAAATTCCATATGATGGCGACTATCTTTTTAAAATGATTGCCGGGGGCGGTGCCTGGTTTTACATCGATGGAAAACAGGTTATTGACAACCGGGGAACACGTGACTTTGAGCGTGCTTTTTATGTCAAACACACATTAACAAAAGGGAAACATCCATTCAAAATTGTCTATTCAAATTCCGATGAATGCCTGGTCTTACACTATGAAGGTCCTCATGTTCCCTGGCAATCGCTCACGACACCCGCTTCCATGCGCGTGAGTGAACGGTTTGAACCTTTGGAATACAAGGTGAAAAACAAACCTGCTGTACAACGCGGGTTTATGATGCATCGCGGTAAAGTCAATCCTTACGTGGCCTCGGTCGGCATCCCCTCACTGGCGTCAGACAGGACAAACAGCGGAAATAATTACGCTTACGACATGAAGCGATATAACCTGCTAGCCGCGTGGCATGGACGGTTTATTGATGTTTCCAACATGTGGACGGAACGTGGTGAGAAACAGCTGGAAATCCCCTTGGGTGCCAAACTGGAATTTACGCAAAAGCCTCTGTTAGCATACTTAACATCGCCCCAGGCCTCCTGGCCGGATTCGGCGCAGACAGCAGACGGCGTTTTCGCAGGTTGCGGTTACAGGCTCATTGACAATGGCTTACCTGTTTATTTCTATACATTGAATGAGAACAGTGTTGAAGATTCTTTATATCCGGCACCGGAAAATGAAGGCTTGACCAGAAAAATCAAAACTGTTTCAAAATTGGGTAAACCAGTCTATCTCCTGCTGGCAGAAGGAAGCGCGATCGAACAAACCACCCAAGGCGGCTATGCGATCGATGATAAGAGTTATTACATTGAAAATTTGCAAACGGGAGGAGTCGAGCCCATTCTGCGGCGGGATAACGGCCGCCAGCAACTCATCATACCAATTCAAAATGAAACGCTTACGATTAAGTACGATATAATATGGTAA
- a CDS encoding transketolase family protein: MDATIDNIAVAQQTNLEVFSGVLQLLAETDKDIIVVTSDSRGSGKLVPFGQKFPDQIIEVGIAEQNLVGVSAGIASTGKKVFAVSPACFLTARALEQIKNDVAYSNNPVTLVGISAGVSYGALGSTHHSLHDFAVLRTIHNLIIVAPADNFEAEQAVKLAAETDLPVYIRFGKKSMPLLSAEKSFEFGKGRVIREGSDLTIIATGETVEHACRAARKLEREHNLAATVVSMHTIKPLDYNLLSDIAAWDKPIITVEEHSVYGGLGEACASFLIQNNFRNRFKIIGIPDEYTVTGSQQEIFNHYGISEDGITQTALALLGE, from the coding sequence GTGGATGCGACTATTGATAACATTGCGGTTGCGCAACAGACCAACCTGGAAGTTTTTTCCGGTGTTTTGCAGCTGCTGGCAGAGACGGACAAGGACATTATCGTTGTAACCAGCGACTCGCGAGGGTCCGGGAAGCTCGTTCCTTTTGGCCAAAAATTTCCGGATCAGATCATTGAAGTGGGCATTGCGGAGCAAAACCTTGTAGGAGTTTCGGCTGGAATTGCTTCGACCGGGAAGAAAGTTTTTGCAGTTTCGCCAGCTTGTTTTCTGACTGCCCGCGCTTTGGAACAGATCAAAAATGACGTTGCCTATTCCAATAATCCGGTGACGCTGGTGGGGATCAGTGCGGGCGTGAGCTATGGTGCATTAGGTTCAACGCATCACAGTTTGCACGATTTTGCAGTTTTAAGAACCATTCACAATCTCATTATAGTGGCTCCGGCTGATAATTTTGAGGCGGAACAGGCCGTTAAGCTCGCCGCGGAAACCGATTTGCCGGTTTACATTCGTTTTGGAAAAAAATCAATGCCTTTGCTGTCTGCCGAAAAATCATTTGAATTTGGCAAAGGTCGCGTCATCCGTGAAGGAAGCGACCTGACGATCATTGCCACCGGCGAAACCGTTGAACATGCCTGCCGGGCCGCCCGGAAGCTGGAAAGGGAACATAACCTCGCGGCGACAGTCGTAAGCATGCACACCATTAAGCCATTGGACTACAATCTTTTATCAGACATTGCTGCTTGGGACAAACCCATCATTACGGTGGAAGAACACAGTGTTTACGGTGGGCTAGGCGAGGCTTGCGCTTCATTTTTGATCCAGAATAATTTCCGTAACCGTTTCAAAATCATTGGTATACCAGACGAATACACGGTAACCGGTTCGCAGCAGGAAATCTTCAATCATTACGGAATTTCGGAGGACGGGATTACACAAACCGCACTTGCCCTTTTGGGAGAATAA
- a CDS encoding D-ribose ABC transporter substrate-binding protein translates to MRKYSILLFAIIALTFADCKSKDGAEEPKKMAIVVSTLNNPWFVFLAERAQAKAKELGYESKVFDSQNNTSLETDHFENAMASGYDAILFNPTDADGSIVNVKNATAAGVPVFCMDREVNSNEAATSQILSDSYSGCVAIAKYFVETLNKKGKYVEILGMVGDNNTWNRSKGFHSVVDHYPGLKMVAQQSADFDRNKAMEVLESILQAQPDIDAVFCGNDAMAMGAYQALVAAGKADKVKVFGFDGAEDVVNSVKDGKIMATGMQFPEVMAQTAANFADEYFKGKRDFPKKMPVAVELVVKDNIENYAAYGKKE, encoded by the coding sequence ATGAGAAAATACAGCATTCTACTTTTCGCAATCATTGCACTCACATTCGCGGACTGCAAATCCAAAGATGGTGCGGAAGAGCCTAAGAAAATGGCGATCGTAGTTTCTACGCTGAACAATCCCTGGTTTGTATTCCTGGCCGAAAGGGCGCAGGCCAAGGCGAAAGAGCTGGGCTATGAATCGAAAGTGTTTGATTCTCAAAACAATACATCGCTGGAAACGGATCATTTCGAAAATGCGATGGCAAGCGGCTATGACGCGATCTTGTTTAATCCAACGGATGCGGACGGGTCTATTGTCAATGTAAAAAATGCCACAGCGGCCGGCGTTCCCGTATTTTGCATGGACCGTGAAGTGAATTCCAATGAGGCCGCGACTTCGCAGATCTTGTCCGACAGTTACTCAGGCTGCGTGGCGATTGCGAAATATTTTGTGGAAACATTGAATAAAAAAGGAAAATACGTCGAGATCCTCGGCATGGTGGGTGATAATAACACCTGGAACCGTTCGAAAGGTTTTCACAGCGTGGTTGACCATTATCCGGGTTTGAAAATGGTGGCACAGCAAAGCGCCGACTTTGACAGGAACAAGGCTATGGAAGTGCTGGAATCCATTTTGCAAGCCCAGCCCGACATTGATGCGGTTTTTTGTGGTAATGACGCCATGGCGATGGGCGCATATCAGGCCCTGGTTGCAGCGGGAAAAGCGGATAAAGTAAAGGTGTTCGGATTTGATGGTGCCGAAGACGTGGTCAATTCCGTCAAGGACGGAAAGATCATGGCGACCGGCATGCAGTTCCCCGAAGTGATGGCGCAAACGGCCGCTAATTTTGCAGACGAATATTTCAAAGGCAAACGCGATTTTCCCAAGAAAATGCCGGTGGCTGTGGAGTTGGTCGTGAAGGATAACATTGAAAATTACGCCGCTTACGGCAAAAAGGAATAG